A part of Aegilops tauschii subsp. strangulata cultivar AL8/78 chromosome 2, Aet v6.0, whole genome shotgun sequence genomic DNA contains:
- the LOC120973752 gene encoding uncharacterized protein — MVVRGVRGHTEMEPPDSTSNRGDAAARTFELIVNFFPSKAKLVDGSIQNIERDTIVKWEVEFTEIDPQVLQNMGETAVKKWVEKIGENIVWGPEQEVSLLRFDDWKGEYVRIEDGEQIVEEIDRQNGWTSKRANFFAELVDLNIFSKVGYVPSQLAAQMVDDDWATQRPLIPMCTELTVIAEEGQVTGTETETAATVDWNVVELDEPTDLVIAPMPDIEMAKLFGIPVDDRDKQKRGESSLPANADEEVDGQLMEQAADEVDDAHDDELVHVYDKENPVIEVGKLFPSMKEFRMCFKTYAVKHEFDAKTVWTDRKKFYGRCRGFDGSVKPCKWYISARLQPDGSTVRVNQIPNQHTCITSSQRVSTMTSQLWVAEKITPILAKTPNTTAKKLKVDLEKMHPIKLKYTTVWKAKQRAMKNLYGDWANTFRMLYNFKAEVEKRSPGSVVEIDTEVSAEGEVKFSKFFMALKPCIDGFKAGCRPYLSIDSSFLTGKWNGQLAACNALDGHNWMFPIAVGLFQSETEASWTWFMIQLKRCLGPVSPLAIHTDACKGLENSVKNVFPHAEQRECFGHLWMNLIEKFRGEEFGRMWPAARSYTRQTHKYHLDKIMAACDEFGPWLNTYHSLLWYRSAFNTAIKCDHINNNLAESFNNKVKELKDLPVHDMVDQIRIMLMRLWELRRRIGDCLQGDKLPAVVQQVVNRSRCLSHLFVEKSSPWGAEVRDNKTGRRHVVNTELHDCTCLKWQHTGKPCEHAILFLASQPKINMHPYLHEYYSVARFKAAYATPIPALTNQSQWPEVDIEFSMCPPLTKRKAGRPKQSRFKAWFEKGGSSKKGKEDGKPKRAQKGNKNRCKLCQELGHRVGSVKCRYTPDKPKRKRASQPLVVEQCWPTKKARVNGGRKKRSVPEPEQTEENLAAVNIQTEETALEVETEPERVEVQTEETHVEVHTEETEPERVEVQTEETHVGVHTEEIETAVNIETEDTDHEGVGEVLKRPVKKTKMISELVCVVEPKTRSAKAKKGTRRGRKR; from the exons ATG GTTGTGAGGGGAGTCCGTGGGCATACTGAGATGGAGCCGCCAGATTCAACTTCGAATAG AGGGGATGCTGCCGCTAGGACCTTCGAATTGATAGTCAATTTCTTTCCATCAAAGGCAAAATTAGTTGATGGTAGCATACAGAACATTGAGAGAGACACAATTGTTAAATGGGAGGTTGAGTTTACAGAGATTGATCCACAAGTTCTACAGAACATGGGAGAGACGGCAGTGAAGAAATGGGTGGAAAAAATTGGGGAGAATATAGTTTGGGGTCCAGAGCAAGAAGTATCACTGTTGCGGTTTGATGATTGGAAAGGAGAGTATGTGAGAATAGAAGATGGTGAACAGATTGTTGAAGAAATCGATCGGCAAAACGGCTGGACAAGCAAACGGGCTAATTTTTTTGCTGAGCTCGTTGATCTGAACATTTTTTCGAAGGTTGGATATGTGCCATCACAATTGGCTGCGCAGATGGTAGATGATGATTGGGCTACACAGAGGCCATTGATTCCCATGTGTACTGAACTTACAGTAATAGCCGAAGAGGGACAGGTGACTGGAACTGAAACTGAAACTGCAGCAACTGTTGATTGGAATGTAGTTGAATTAGATGAGCCTACTGATTTGGTCATTGCACCAATGCCTGACATTGAGATGGCCAAACTTTTTGGCATTCCAGTCGATGACAGAGATAAGCAGAAGAGGGGTGAATCTAGTTTGCCTGCTAATGCTGATGAAGAAGTAGATGGACAGTTGATGGAACAAGCTGCGGATGAAGTAGATGATGCACATGATGATGAGCTGGTGCATGTGTATGACAAAGAAAACCCTGTCATTGAAGTAGGCAAGTTGTTCCCAAGCATGAAGGAGTTTAGGATGTGTTTCAAGACTTATGCAGTGAAACATGAGTTTGATGCCAAGACTGTTTGGACTGATAGAAAGAAGTTTTATGGGAGGTGCAGAGGATTTGATGGTAGTGTGAAGCCTTGCAAGTGGTACATATCTGCTAGACTGCAACCTGATGGAAGTACTGTCAGGGTTAACCAAATCCCCAATCAACATACTTGTATTACAAGTTCACAGAGAGTATCAACCATGACATCACAACTTTGGGTTGCAGAAAAGATCACCCCAATTTTAGCCAAAACACCAAACACTACTGCCAAGAAACTCAAAGTAGACTTGGAAAAGATGCACCCCATTAAACTGAAATATACCACAGTGTGGAAGGCAAAACAAAGGGCAATGAAAAATTTATATGGTGATTGGGCAAATACATTTAGGATGCTTTACAACTTCAAAGCAGAGGTGGAAAAGAGGTCACCTGGCAGTGTTGTGGAGATAGATACAGAGGTATCAGCCGAAGGTGAAGTCAAGTTCTCCAAGTTTTTTATGGCTTTGAAGCCTTGCATCGATGGGTTCAAAGCAGGGTGCCGTCCATATTTGAGCATAGACTCATCATTTTTGACAGGCAAGTGGAATGGTCAGTTGGCAGCATGCAATGCTCTAGATGGACACAACTGGATGTTTCCTATTGCTGTTGGCTTGTTTCAGTCAGAAACAGAGGCTTCATGGACATGGTTCATGATCCAGTTGAAAAGATGCCTAGGGCCAGTGTCACCTTTGGCTATACACACAGATGCATGTAAGGGGCTTGAAAATTCAGTGAAAAATGTTTTCCCACATGCAGAGCAGAGGGAGTGCTTCGGTCATTTGTGGATGAATTTGATCGAAAAATTTAGAGGAGAAGAATTTGGGCGCATGTGGCCAGCAGCAAGATCTTACACTAGACAGACACACAAATATCATCTTGATAAGATAATGGCAGCATGTGATGAGTTTGGTCCATGGCTGAACACCTACCATTCTTTGTTATGGTACAGGTCTGCATTCAACACTGCCATCAAGTGTGACCACATCAACAACAATTTGGCAGAGAGTTTCAACAACAAGGTGAAGGAGTTAAAAGATTTGCCTGTGCATGACATGGTTGACCAAATCAGGATCATGCTCATGCGGTTGTGGGAGTTGAGAAGAAGGATAGGTGATTGTCTGCAAGGTGATAAGCTTCCAGCAGTGGTACAACAGGTGGTCAATAGGAGCAGATGTCTTTCACATTTGTTTGTTGAAAAATCTTCACCTTGGGGTGCTGAAGTTAGAGATAACAAAACTGGAAGGAGACATGTTGTTAACACTGAATTGCATGATTGCACTTGCCTCAAGTGGCAACACACTGGTAAACCATGTGAGCATGCCATTCTCTTCTTAGCATCCCAACCGAAGATAAACATGCACCCATATTTGCATGAATATTATTCGGTAGCAAGATTCAAAGCTGCATATGCTACTCCAATTCCAGCACTTACAAATCAGTCTCAGTGGCCTGAAGTGGACATTGAATTTTCCATGTGTCCTCCCTTGACGAAAAGAAAGGCTGGCAGGCCTAAACAGAGTAGATTCAAGGCATGGTTTGAGAAAGGTGGGAGTAGTAAGAAGGGAAAGGAAGATGGAAAGCCAAAAAGGGCCCAAAAAGGTAACAAAAACAGATGCAAGTTGTGCCAGGAACTTGGGCACAGAGTGGGATCTGTCAAATGCCGTTACACTCCTGATAAGCCAAA GAGGAAGCGAGCAAGTCAGCCCCTTGTTGTTGAACAGTGTTGGCCAACAAAAAAAGCAAGAGTCAATGGCGGTAGAAAGAAGAGAAGTGTGCCTGAGCCTGAGCAGACTGAAGAAAATCTTGCTGCAGTCAACATTCAGACTGAAGAAACTGCTCTCGAGGTTGAAACTGAACCTGAGCGTGTCGAGGTTCAGACTGAAGAAACCCATGTTGAGGTACACACCGAAGAAACTGAACCTGAGCGTGTCGAGGTTCAGACTGAAGAAACCCATGTTGGGGTACACACCGAAGAAATTGAAACTGCTGTCAACATTGAGACTGAAGACACTGATCATGAGGGTGTTGGCGAGGTGTTGAAAAGaccagtgaagaaaaccaagATGATCAGTGAACTTGTGTGTGTAGTAGAACCAAAAACAAGAAGTGCTAAGGCGAAGAAGGGCACGCGACGTGGCAGGAAGAGGTAG